In Deltaproteobacteria bacterium, the following proteins share a genomic window:
- a CDS encoding CHAT domain-containing protein codes for MPCALSECQWMGPKPLRVQRRIGYGRGRGFPRPAKRSSPRMAEARKPQERKLHIPGTPISEPTLQPQVIKIKQQRSFAIGAQRGEQAKGVEISTARDEVVEIELTDGSRFWTTRGRLCEEVLPDTTHRGADGALVIPPSLPLRTPARGVIGSLAIKALRFFDIDVPKLAAGKIAALVEKHQLKKPGELFRCDTKDQFDLISAGAIPHDRPILLFLHGAASSTAGSFGKLWDSGDIRAGLFERYGGNVFAFEHQTMSKSPIDNAIELLGKLPKNAQLHIISHSRGGLVGELLCRASIAGGREPFDKTDLQFFNKNDPEGERGDLDKLNKLLKSQAPRVERFVRVACPARGTTLASERLDLYLSVVFNLIEKIPVLQTAIDVFSELIMAIAKERAEPDVLPGLEAMIPNSPLIRLLNRPDASVAGELRVIAGDIEGENLASTLGALVTDPLYLGDHDLVVDTPAMFGGAERAEGAAKFSLHQGSQVSHFRYFANQDSATKLLRAIARKDKADDGFNDFRVHDPDTALPVYKRDDGQPRPVVFLLPGIMGSHLAVGKDRIWIDPVDLALGGLSRLKIDAKGVIAEAPVGLAYGDFIKFLSHSHEVVPFPYDWRISLLEEAARLADALKKKLDETEERNHPVTIVAHSMGGLLARTMIAQHRETWERMCKHKDARLIMLGTPNGGSFIVPLVFTARESMVKQLAMLDLSNDQTDLLDVLRFYPGLAQMMPAGETSMDFFASGTWNDLRAADEKSRKWTPPVKEVLDAGRVLRNLLDNKETVVPERMLYVAGHAQATPMAMKIVSDVAGQKHISVEATPDGDGRVPWSTGRLPEVKTWYMEAAHGDLCDHEPAFQALKDLIESGQTDKLPMSAPTSRGVPASFELREERSPMHPDGETLIRSALGKQRKVCGKELPRAQVTVVHSNLGFARHPVMVGHYEGDTIVSAEAHLDRSLDGRLRERLRLGLYAGPVDSEIVLLNPAARPRGAVIIGLGQVGKLSPGGLGRAVSRGARAYAVAVAEDKQQLRQNNLKLSALLIGTGAGGVSIDDAVAAILRGVANANEALTANQERNSLYIDELEIIELYEDRAIQAVRALRRMSNDTDLARRFEIDRNLVVIPRSGRRRRVSFGEDPGWWQRLQIVEDDQCRLAYHLLTDRARTQAYLQPTQRKIVDGFIEEAVSHTSTDPAVAVTLFEMLVPNELKQRAPEQQNMVLILNDAAARYPWELMQERHPNNRNGALEAPKPLSVQAGMLRQLQSSQFRERVLTAQGQKALVVGDPPSAFVALPGAVDEAMSVAAQLKKVGYEVAEVIRALDAVTADDDKPKELAEEILKKLYADDYRIVHLAGHGVYEFVMDAEKEQDPCKKSEKISGMVIGTNEFLTAAVIRQMRVVPELVFVNCCHLGKTESKPADINFPGLAANLATELIRMGVRAVVAAGWAVDDEAAQKFAEIFYSVFLSGTAFGAAVHKARREIFDAYRDVNTWGAYQCYGDPSFSLASTDGRTGAGQSDSSYASVSEVLVELENIAEDAATASASQVADIQQRVDGIRAKTPANWIDRGDVQACMGRAYGELSAFKTAIEWYEKSLGAEEARAPIAVFEQLCSLLVRSARELDDTKAKQAIEDAKSRVDALIKLFGDSGERRSLLGSAAKREARLATTRAAKAKSVAEMRDHYERAYKLKSKEGKTIEVYPLNNWLAGEILLSKLQGGRPSLRSVHEKLAQAEAEASKRNQSNPNGWDAVSAVDAKLLRCLADNNLSSQVDDIVEGYLEARQGASPREFRSVLDQLEFLQDTVAVASASPANRRAKSALEKIIERITK; via the coding sequence ATGCCATGCGCGCTCAGCGAATGTCAATGGATGGGCCCCAAACCGTTGCGTGTCCAGCGGAGGATCGGTTATGGTCGCGGTCGAGGTTTCCCCAGGCCCGCGAAAAGGAGTTCACCACGCATGGCTGAAGCGAGAAAACCGCAAGAGCGAAAGCTGCACATCCCTGGCACACCGATCAGCGAGCCAACACTGCAACCCCAGGTTATCAAGATTAAGCAGCAGCGCTCTTTTGCCATCGGCGCACAGCGCGGCGAGCAGGCCAAAGGCGTTGAGATTTCAACGGCACGCGACGAGGTCGTCGAGATCGAATTGACCGATGGCTCCCGTTTCTGGACCACCCGCGGGCGCTTGTGCGAAGAGGTGCTGCCCGACACCACGCACAGGGGCGCTGATGGGGCGTTGGTCATCCCGCCGAGCCTGCCGCTGCGCACTCCTGCGCGTGGCGTGATCGGCAGCCTGGCGATCAAAGCCTTGCGATTCTTCGACATCGACGTGCCCAAGCTCGCCGCGGGAAAAATTGCCGCCCTCGTCGAAAAACACCAGCTCAAAAAACCCGGCGAGTTGTTTCGCTGCGACACGAAAGACCAGTTCGATCTCATATCGGCAGGCGCAATCCCGCACGATCGGCCGATTTTATTGTTCTTGCATGGTGCGGCCTCATCGACGGCAGGAAGTTTTGGCAAGCTCTGGGACAGCGGTGACATCCGGGCGGGCTTGTTCGAACGCTACGGTGGCAATGTGTTCGCCTTCGAGCATCAGACAATGTCGAAAAGCCCCATCGACAATGCGATCGAGTTGCTCGGCAAATTACCGAAGAACGCCCAGCTCCATATAATCTCACATTCGCGCGGCGGCTTGGTCGGAGAGCTGCTGTGCCGCGCCAGCATCGCCGGCGGGCGCGAGCCCTTCGATAAAACCGATTTGCAATTTTTCAATAAAAACGACCCGGAGGGCGAGCGCGGCGATCTCGATAAACTTAACAAGCTGCTCAAGTCACAGGCGCCGCGGGTCGAGCGCTTCGTGCGCGTCGCCTGCCCGGCGCGCGGCACGACGCTCGCCTCCGAAAGACTCGACCTCTATCTGTCGGTCGTCTTCAATCTGATTGAAAAAATTCCAGTGCTGCAGACCGCCATCGATGTTTTTAGCGAATTGATCATGGCGATCGCCAAGGAGCGCGCCGAGCCCGATGTGCTGCCGGGCCTCGAAGCGATGATTCCCAACTCGCCATTGATTCGTTTGCTGAACCGGCCGGATGCCAGCGTCGCCGGCGAGCTGCGCGTGATCGCCGGGGACATCGAGGGTGAAAATCTTGCGTCGACTCTGGGCGCGTTGGTTACCGACCCGCTTTATTTGGGCGATCACGACTTGGTGGTCGACACGCCGGCCATGTTCGGCGGCGCGGAGCGCGCCGAGGGCGCGGCAAAATTTTCTTTGCACCAGGGTTCCCAGGTGTCGCACTTCCGCTACTTCGCCAACCAGGACAGCGCCACGAAATTGCTGCGCGCCATCGCGCGCAAAGACAAGGCCGACGACGGCTTCAACGACTTTCGCGTGCACGATCCGGACACCGCGCTGCCGGTCTACAAGCGCGACGACGGGCAACCCAGGCCGGTGGTTTTTCTCCTGCCGGGTATCATGGGCAGCCATCTTGCCGTCGGTAAAGATCGCATTTGGATCGATCCGGTTGACCTCGCGTTGGGCGGGCTCTCGCGGCTGAAGATCGATGCCAAAGGTGTCATCGCCGAAGCGCCGGTGGGGCTCGCCTACGGCGATTTCATCAAGTTTCTCAGCCACAGTCATGAGGTTGTGCCGTTCCCGTATGATTGGCGCATCTCGCTTCTGGAGGAAGCCGCGCGTTTGGCCGACGCCCTCAAAAAGAAGCTCGACGAAACTGAAGAGCGCAATCATCCCGTCACGATCGTCGCCCATTCCATGGGTGGGCTGCTCGCCCGCACGATGATCGCGCAGCATCGCGAGACGTGGGAGCGCATGTGCAAACACAAAGACGCGCGCTTGATCATGCTCGGCACGCCCAATGGCGGCTCGTTTATCGTGCCGCTCGTATTCACTGCCCGCGAATCGATGGTCAAGCAGCTTGCCATGCTCGATCTAAGCAATGATCAAACCGATTTGCTCGACGTGCTGCGCTTCTATCCCGGGCTCGCGCAGATGATGCCGGCGGGCGAAACCAGCATGGATTTTTTCGCGTCCGGAACTTGGAATGATCTGCGCGCGGCGGACGAGAAGAGCCGTAAATGGACGCCGCCGGTAAAAGAGGTTCTGGACGCGGGCCGCGTCCTGCGCAATCTCCTCGACAACAAAGAAACTGTCGTGCCGGAGCGCATGCTCTACGTTGCCGGCCATGCGCAAGCGACGCCGATGGCGATGAAGATCGTCAGCGATGTAGCGGGCCAGAAACACATTTCAGTCGAAGCGACGCCCGACGGCGACGGCCGGGTACCGTGGTCGACGGGACGGCTGCCTGAAGTGAAGACCTGGTACATGGAGGCGGCGCACGGCGACTTGTGCGACCATGAGCCAGCGTTTCAAGCATTAAAGGATCTGATCGAATCCGGTCAGACCGATAAGCTGCCCATGAGTGCGCCGACCAGCCGTGGCGTGCCGGCGAGCTTCGAGCTGCGCGAAGAGAGATCGCCAATGCATCCCGATGGCGAGACCCTGATTCGCAGCGCGCTGGGCAAGCAGCGCAAGGTTTGCGGCAAAGAGTTGCCGAGAGCGCAAGTGACCGTCGTCCACAGCAACTTGGGCTTTGCCCGCCATCCGGTCATGGTCGGGCACTACGAAGGCGATACCATCGTCAGCGCCGAGGCGCATCTCGATCGTTCACTCGACGGGCGCTTGCGCGAGCGCCTGCGCCTAGGGCTCTACGCTGGACCCGTGGACAGCGAAATCGTGCTGTTAAATCCGGCGGCCCGGCCAAGGGGCGCCGTCATTATCGGACTCGGGCAGGTCGGCAAACTTTCTCCCGGCGGCCTGGGGCGGGCGGTGTCGCGCGGCGCGCGCGCCTACGCGGTGGCGGTGGCGGAGGACAAGCAGCAACTGCGGCAAAACAATCTCAAATTGAGCGCGCTCCTGATCGGCACCGGCGCTGGCGGAGTTTCGATCGATGACGCGGTGGCGGCGATCCTGCGCGGCGTCGCCAACGCCAACGAAGCGCTGACGGCGAATCAAGAAAGAAATTCCCTCTACATTGACGAGCTGGAGATCATCGAGCTTTACGAGGACCGGGCGATCCAGGCGGTGCGCGCGCTACGGCGCATGAGCAACGATACCGATCTGGCGCGCCGCTTCGAAATCGACCGTAACCTGGTGGTCATTCCGCGCAGCGGGAGACGCCGCCGCGTCAGCTTTGGCGAAGACCCCGGCTGGTGGCAGCGGCTGCAGATCGTCGAAGATGACCAATGCCGCCTGGCTTATCACCTGCTGACCGACCGAGCGCGCACCCAGGCTTACCTGCAACCTACGCAGCGAAAAATTGTCGACGGTTTTATTGAAGAGGCGGTTAGTCATACGAGCACCGATCCGGCGGTGGCGGTGACGCTGTTCGAAATGTTGGTGCCAAACGAATTAAAACAACGCGCTCCCGAACAGCAAAACATGGTGCTCATTCTAAACGACGCGGCAGCGCGCTATCCCTGGGAACTTATGCAGGAGCGCCATCCCAACAATCGCAATGGCGCGCTGGAGGCGCCCAAGCCTTTGTCGGTGCAAGCCGGCATGCTGCGTCAATTGCAATCAAGCCAGTTTCGCGAGCGCGTGTTGACAGCGCAGGGCCAGAAAGCCTTGGTGGTGGGCGATCCGCCGAGCGCCTTTGTCGCTTTGCCCGGCGCGGTTGACGAAGCCATGAGTGTTGCTGCGCAACTGAAAAAAGTAGGCTACGAGGTTGCCGAGGTCATTCGCGCCCTGGACGCCGTCACGGCCGACGATGACAAGCCTAAAGAGCTCGCCGAAGAGATACTCAAAAAGCTCTACGCCGACGATTACCGCATTGTTCATCTTGCCGGCCACGGCGTTTACGAATTCGTCATGGACGCTGAAAAAGAACAAGATCCATGCAAAAAGTCCGAAAAAATCAGCGGCATGGTGATCGGCACGAACGAATTTCTCACGGCCGCGGTGATTCGTCAGATGCGGGTTGTTCCCGAGCTGGTGTTTGTTAACTGCTGTCATCTTGGCAAGACCGAAAGCAAGCCCGCGGATATCAACTTTCCCGGCCTCGCGGCCAACCTTGCCACCGAGCTGATTCGCATGGGCGTGCGCGCCGTCGTTGCGGCCGGCTGGGCGGTGGATGATGAGGCGGCGCAAAAATTCGCCGAGATCTTTTACAGCGTATTTCTATCGGGGACCGCCTTCGGCGCCGCCGTGCACAAGGCGCGCCGTGAAATCTTTGACGCCTACCGCGACGTCAACACCTGGGGCGCCTATCAATGCTACGGCGATCCGTCCTTCAGCCTGGCGAGCACTGACGGTCGCACTGGCGCTGGACAGAGCGACAGCAGCTACGCCTCGGTCAGCGAAGTGCTCGTCGAGTTGGAAAACATCGCTGAAGACGCCGCCACCGCATCCGCGAGTCAAGTCGCGGACATCCAGCAACGGGTCGACGGCATCCGTGCCAAGACTCCTGCGAATTGGATCGATCGAGGCGATGTTCAAGCCTGCATGGGCAGAGCCTACGGCGAGTTGAGCGCGTTTAAAACCGCGATCGAGTGGTACGAGAAAAGCCTGGGTGCCGAAGAGGCTCGTGCGCCGATCGCTGTGTTTGAACAGTTGTGTAGTCTTCTGGTCCGTAGTGCACGGGAACTAGACGACACGAAAGCGAAACAAGCAATAGAGGATGCGAAATCACGCGTCGATGCGCTGATCAAGCTATTCGGAGACAGCGGCGAGCGCCGTAGTCTACTCGGCAGCGCCGCGAAACGGGAAGCGCGACTGGCGACGACGCGCGCTGCCAAGGCCAAAAGCGTCGCCGAAATGCGCGACCATTACGAGCGGGCCTACAAGCTTAAGTCGAAGGAAGGCAAGACAATCGAGGTCTATCCTCTCAACAATTGGCTCGCCGGTGAAATTCTTCTAAGCAAGCTTCAAGGGGGCAGACCCAGTCTTCGGTCTGTGCACGAAAAACTTGCGCAAGCGGAGGCCGAGGCAAGCAAACGAAACCAGTCAAATCCCAATGGCTGGGATGCAGTTTCCGCCGTCGATGCCAAGCTGTTGCGGTGTCTCGCGGACAACAATTTATCTTCCCAGGTCGATGACATCGTCGAAGGTTATCTCGAAGCCAGGCAAGGCGCATCGCCGCGCGAGTTTCGCTCAGTACTTGACCAGCTCGAATTTCTGCAGGACACCGTCGCTGTGGCCAGCGCATCACCAGCCAACCGCCGCGCGAAATCGGCCCTGGAGAAAATCATTGAACGAATCACGAAATGA
- a CDS encoding isocitrate lyase/PEP mutase family protein — MQMREKADPSLALRMTNPGILRITTQSQAGEETPDRWREISIIELNESQKGQNKMATAAEKRAKLKQMVQQQVCHIAPSCSDGIQARLVEWLKFPLVHISGSGQHRSLGFADAGMLTLTEMVNKAREICDAVDIPVVSDAETGYGNPVNTVRTMREMEKAGVAAVHIEDQLTPKRAGHEGFDVSLISREEFVAKIKAACDTRQDKNLVIIARSEAKDSLQERVERVALCCEAGADAVWVSARTEEEIRAFAKIGKPMCGVPPRGLMPISRYGELGGRIGCIPTVLQVAALHGMRMALEELRDKGTEAGYFKSTPGIEDTRKWYANLGNDELKALEAKYKY; from the coding sequence ATGCAAATGCGCGAAAAAGCAGATCCTTCGCTTGCGCTCAGGATGACAAACCCGGGAATTTTGCGCATTACGACACAGTCTCAGGCGGGGGAGGAAACACCAGATAGGTGGAGAGAAATCTCTATAATAGAATTGAACGAGTCACAGAAAGGACAAAATAAAATGGCAACGGCAGCAGAAAAAAGAGCAAAACTAAAACAGATGGTGCAACAACAAGTCTGTCATATCGCGCCGAGTTGCAGCGATGGCATTCAAGCCCGTCTCGTCGAGTGGCTGAAGTTTCCCCTCGTGCATATCTCCGGCAGCGGGCAGCATCGCTCGCTCGGCTTCGCCGACGCCGGCATGCTGACGCTTACCGAAATGGTCAACAAGGCGCGCGAGATTTGCGACGCGGTCGATATTCCCGTCGTGAGCGACGCCGAAACCGGCTACGGCAATCCGGTCAACACCGTGCGCACCATGCGTGAAATGGAAAAAGCTGGCGTTGCGGCGGTGCACATCGAAGACCAGTTGACGCCGAAGCGCGCCGGCCATGAAGGGTTCGATGTTAGCTTGATCTCGCGTGAAGAATTCGTTGCCAAGATCAAGGCCGCCTGCGACACGCGCCAGGATAAAAACTTAGTCATCATCGCGCGCTCGGAAGCAAAAGACTCCCTGCAGGAGCGGGTTGAGCGCGTTGCGCTCTGCTGCGAAGCTGGCGCCGACGCTGTCTGGGTCAGCGCGCGCACGGAAGAAGAGATTCGCGCCTTCGCTAAAATCGGCAAGCCGATGTGCGGCGTGCCGCCGCGCGGCCTCATGCCGATCTCGCGCTACGGCGAGTTGGGCGGCCGCATCGGCTGCATCCCCACGGTGCTGCAGGTGGCAGCGCTGCACGGAATGCGCATGGCGCTTGAAGAGCTGCGCGACAAGGGCACGGAGGCGGGCTATTTCAAAAGCACGCCCGGCATCGAAGACACGCGCAAGTGGTACGCCAACTTGGGCAATGACGAATTGAAAGCGCTGGAAGCGAAGTACAAATACTAA
- a CDS encoding class II aldolase/adducin family protein, with the protein MALKHAELRQAVIDNANFLVRMGAFSMSHHGNFSVRVPNTDTILLTASSSFDSLKPENLALLDLDGKLVEGEINPTNAEIVHMHAIVYKERPETGAVVHTHSTYATSFALASKALGCSSEALVRNEMTGGVPLAKYGPRGSKESVNYIADALRSTKNTKCVLLENHGVLAFGANPTAAARANLIVEEAAQMAIFAEVLGGAKLIPPELLKATVGRRDEFAKAGVQRA; encoded by the coding sequence ATGGCACTCAAACACGCCGAGCTACGCCAAGCGGTGATCGACAACGCCAACTTTCTCGTGCGCATGGGCGCGTTTTCCATGAGCCATCACGGCAACTTTAGTGTGCGCGTGCCCAATACCGACACGATTTTGCTGACCGCGTCGAGCTCCTTCGACAGTTTGAAGCCGGAAAATCTCGCGCTGCTCGACCTCGACGGCAAACTGGTCGAAGGCGAGATCAACCCGACCAACGCGGAGATCGTGCACATGCACGCGATCGTCTACAAAGAACGGCCCGAAACCGGCGCGGTGGTGCACACGCATTCGACCTATGCGACCAGCTTCGCCTTGGCGAGCAAGGCGCTCGGTTGCTCCTCCGAAGCGCTGGTGCGCAACGAAATGACCGGCGGCGTGCCGCTTGCGAAGTATGGTCCGCGCGGCTCCAAAGAGTCGGTCAACTATATCGCCGATGCACTCCGGTCGACGAAAAACACTAAGTGTGTGTTATTGGAGAACCATGGCGTGCTCGCTTTTGGCGCCAACCCGACGGCGGCAGCGCGGGCCAATCTAATCGTCGAAGAGGCGGCGCAGATGGCGATTTTCGCCGAAGTGTTGGGCGGCGCTAAACTGATCCCGCCGGAGCTGTTAAAAGCGACGGTGGGGCGGAGAGATGAGTTCGCCAAGGCTGGCGTGCAGCGCGCTTGA
- a CDS encoding ABC transporter substrate-binding protein: MKIAAITLLCWLALAETVRAQPVVFGYSSITSVFLPLWIGKEAGLYKKDGIDVQLVYIPTSSTMGQAMFAREVHISTVNSTTVVQSGLQGGDLVLMGALINTTAFYIMARPEVATVQDLKGKRVGVTRLGSSSDFAMREYLQKNKLQPGRDVNILQIGGMPELAAALNSNAISAAPISSPMSYVAEQRGNKILANLANEGIYFVIAGISTSRRFMRERRADAKAFLRGYGRSVHYMYQHKEESKKILRKYVKIDDPGALEGSVQYAYDFTEKIPLVKREGVQVVLDQEAPKNPQAKSSSAEQFYDNSLVQELINEGFYRSLWGR, translated from the coding sequence ATGAAGATCGCCGCGATAACACTGCTTTGCTGGTTGGCGCTTGCGGAAACCGTCCGCGCCCAACCGGTGGTTTTTGGCTACTCGTCTATCACATCGGTGTTCTTGCCACTGTGGATTGGCAAAGAAGCCGGCCTGTATAAAAAAGACGGCATCGATGTCCAGCTCGTCTACATCCCAACGTCGTCGACCATGGGCCAAGCCATGTTTGCGCGCGAAGTGCACATCTCCACGGTGAACAGCACCACCGTTGTCCAAAGCGGGCTCCAAGGCGGCGACTTGGTTTTGATGGGCGCGCTCATCAACACCACGGCGTTCTACATCATGGCGCGCCCGGAAGTTGCCACGGTGCAGGACCTGAAGGGCAAACGCGTTGGCGTCACGCGGCTCGGCTCGTCGTCGGACTTCGCCATGCGCGAGTACTTGCAGAAAAATAAATTGCAGCCGGGCCGCGACGTTAACATTTTGCAGATCGGCGGCATGCCGGAGCTCGCTGCCGCGTTGAACAGCAACGCCATCAGCGCCGCGCCGATCTCTTCGCCGATGTCCTACGTCGCCGAGCAAAGGGGCAACAAAATTCTCGCCAACCTGGCCAATGAGGGCATCTATTTTGTCATCGCCGGCATCTCAACCTCGCGCCGCTTCATGCGCGAGCGGCGCGCCGATGCTAAAGCGTTTCTGCGCGGCTACGGCCGCTCGGTTCATTACATGTATCAGCACAAAGAAGAATCGAAAAAAATCCTGCGCAAGTACGTCAAAATCGACGACCCCGGCGCCCTCGAAGGTAGCGTGCAATACGCCTACGATTTCACCGAAAAAATCCCGCTGGTAAAACGCGAAGGCGTGCAGGTCGTGCTCGATCAAGAAGCGCCGAAAAATCCGCAAGCGAAGTCATCCAGCGCCGAGCAGTTCTACGACAACAGTTTAGTGCAGGAGCTGATCAACGAGGGTTTTTACCGATCGCTTTGGGGCCGCTAG
- a CDS encoding adenylate/guanylate cyclase domain-containing protein encodes MNIRQLRLVTGVILFTYLTTHLLNHTLGLISLDAMEAGRVWFLALWRNWLGTTALYGALLTHLGLAFYALYQRQHLRMPLTEALQLALGLTIPILLIIHVVFTRLAHEWYAVNDSYASIVLTLWHADPWAGLLQESVLIIAWLHGCIGLHYWLRLHRWYGRYKTGFLIGALLLPLLALLGFADAGKQVSDFIARDPEWIDKTLQAANAPRGAARASLIATREWLLQGFVALLVLVLAARLVRQLYQRRHRIKISYPSGVEVAVPRGLTVLEASRLWNIPHTSICGGRGRCSTCRVRVMAGADLLPPAKPAEQRVLQRVGAPLNVRLACQLRPTADLAVAPLIASADHVASHLNQPGYAAGEERNIAVLFADLRTFTGLAERKLPYDLVFILNSYFKVAGEAVTGAGGVVDKFIGDGVMALFGLETNSAEGCRQALAAAKQMCLGIETLNKNLSGELHEPLRIGIGIHHGPAVVGRMGYGATVHLTAIGDTVNVASRLQDLTKEYACQLVISEQVARHAGVEVAKLPRHELNVRNHNEATSIYVVADVPAWMPTSKEG; translated from the coding sequence ATGAACATCCGCCAGCTCCGCCTCGTCACCGGCGTCATCCTGTTTACCTACCTAACGACTCATTTGTTGAATCATACGCTCGGCTTGATCTCGCTCGACGCCATGGAGGCCGGGCGCGTGTGGTTTTTGGCGCTGTGGCGCAACTGGCTCGGCACTACTGCGCTTTACGGCGCGTTGCTAACGCATCTGGGCCTGGCGTTTTACGCACTCTATCAGCGCCAACATTTGCGCATGCCTTTGACCGAAGCGCTTCAGCTTGCCCTCGGTTTGACCATTCCGATTTTGCTCATCATCCACGTCGTTTTCACGCGACTGGCGCACGAATGGTATGCCGTCAATGATTCCTACGCATCCATCGTCCTGACGCTCTGGCACGCCGACCCTTGGGCCGGTCTGCTCCAGGAGAGCGTGTTGATTATCGCCTGGCTGCACGGCTGCATCGGTCTGCACTATTGGCTGCGGCTGCACCGATGGTATGGCAGATACAAGACCGGTTTTTTGATCGGTGCCCTGCTGCTGCCACTGCTGGCGCTGCTGGGCTTTGCCGATGCGGGCAAGCAAGTCTCCGATTTCATCGCGCGCGACCCCGAGTGGATCGACAAGACCTTGCAAGCCGCCAACGCGCCGCGCGGCGCGGCACGCGCTTCGCTGATCGCCACGCGCGAGTGGCTGCTGCAGGGGTTCGTTGCGCTCCTCGTGCTGGTTCTTGCCGCTAGACTGGTGCGCCAACTCTATCAACGCCGCCACCGCATCAAGATCAGCTACCCCAGCGGCGTTGAAGTCGCCGTGCCGCGCGGTCTCACCGTGCTCGAAGCCAGCCGCCTTTGGAACATACCGCATACTTCCATTTGCGGCGGCCGCGGCCGCTGCTCGACCTGCCGCGTGCGCGTCATGGCCGGCGCCGATTTGTTGCCGCCGGCCAAACCCGCCGAGCAGCGCGTGCTACAGCGCGTTGGTGCACCGCTCAATGTACGCCTCGCTTGCCAGCTGCGCCCGACCGCCGATCTCGCCGTGGCGCCGCTGATTGCGTCGGCGGATCACGTGGCCAGCCACTTGAACCAGCCTGGCTACGCCGCCGGTGAAGAACGCAACATCGCTGTCTTGTTCGCCGATCTGCGCACGTTTACCGGCCTGGCCGAGCGCAAACTGCCCTACGATCTTGTGTTTATCTTAAATAGCTACTTCAAAGTGGCCGGTGAGGCGGTCACCGGCGCCGGCGGCGTCGTCGACAAATTCATCGGCGACGGCGTGATGGCTCTATTCGGCCTGGAAACCAACTCCGCCGAAGGCTGCCGCCAAGCTCTCGCCGCCGCCAAACAGATGTGTCTCGGCATCGAGACTCTTAACAAAAACCTCTCCGGCGAACTGCACGAGCCGCTGCGCATCGGTATCGGCATTCATCACGGGCCCGCCGTCGTCGGCCGCATGGGCTACGGCGCCACCGTGCATCTGACCGCCATCGGCGACACGGTGAACGTCGCCAGCCGGCTGCAAGATTTGACCAAAGAGTACGCCTGTCAGCTGGTGATCTCCGAGCAGGTCGCCCGCCACGCCGGCGTGGAGGTTGCAAAGCTGCCGCGCCATGAACTAAACGTGAGGAATCACAACGAGGCTACCAGCATCTACGTCGTCGCCGATGTGCCGGCGTGGATGCCTACATCAAAGGAGGGATAG
- a CDS encoding ABC transporter substrate-binding protein gives MVKLLLTFACQNYDHTRALADGSVTLDGVELKCVHISPPSQIFLRMLNQEEFDVSEMSLSNYLIALGNDDKRFIALPVFPSRMFRHSYIWINTHSSIEKPEDLKGKRVGIADYSMTALLFVRGLLQHEYGVAPEDIHWFRRRKEHYAIRYPPGIKIDSIDPENTLDDMLEVGLLDAVALTQPPRGFREGSPQIARLFPDVRGTEALYYRKTKIFPIMHTVVIKRSLYEQNPWLATVLTQALHAAKEQALERLEEGLCPMPWQDLDIEYARKNFGHDIYPYGVKANLPTLEAATLYSYEQGLSPRKFDVAELFAPETLNLLENESD, from the coding sequence GTGGTCAAACTCTTATTGACCTTTGCCTGCCAAAACTACGATCACACCCGCGCACTCGCCGATGGCAGCGTTACCCTCGACGGGGTCGAGTTAAAATGTGTGCACATCTCGCCGCCGTCGCAGATCTTTTTACGCATGTTGAACCAAGAGGAATTTGACGTCTCGGAAATGTCGCTGTCGAACTATTTGATTGCCCTCGGCAACGATGACAAACGATTTATCGCTCTGCCAGTTTTTCCGTCGCGTATGTTCCGCCATTCGTATATTTGGATCAACACCCACTCAAGCATCGAAAAACCGGAGGACTTAAAAGGCAAGCGCGTCGGCATCGCCGACTACTCGATGACCGCGCTGCTGTTTGTGCGCGGCCTGTTGCAACATGAGTACGGTGTCGCACCCGAGGATATTCACTGGTTCCGCCGCCGCAAGGAGCACTATGCGATCCGCTACCCGCCCGGCATCAAGATCGACAGCATCGATCCCGAGAATACCCTCGACGACATGCTGGAAGTGGGTTTGCTCGACGCGGTTGCGCTCACCCAACCGCCACGTGGGTTTAGAGAAGGCTCGCCGCAGATCGCCCGCTTGTTTCCCGATGTGCGCGGCACCGAAGCTCTGTACTACCGCAAGACCAAGATATTTCCGATCATGCACACCGTAGTCATCAAGCGCTCGCTCTATGAGCAGAATCCGTGGCTCGCCACGGTCCTCACCCAAGCTTTGCACGCCGCCAAGGAGCAAGCGCTTGAGCGTCTCGAAGAGGGACTCTGCCCCATGCCCTGGCAAGATTTGGACATTGAATATGCCCGCAAAAATTTCGGCCACGACATTTACCCCTATGGCGTGAAGGCGAATTTGCCGACGCTGGAAGCTGCAACGCTTTATTCATATGAGCAGGGCTTGTCGCCGCGCAAGTTTGACGTCGCCGAGCTGTTCGCACCCGAAACGTTGAACCTTTTGGAGAATGAATCGGATTGA